From the Thamnophis elegans isolate rThaEle1 chromosome 16, rThaEle1.pri, whole genome shotgun sequence genome, the window GCTCCCTCTGCTCTTCCCCCGCAGCCGACATCTTCGATCAAGCGGCCGAGGAGCTGGAGAAGCGGGGCTTCCGCTGCCGGTGCCTGGGGGGCGGCCGCATCTCCCACCAGAGCGGCGCCAAGAAGATCCACGTCTACGGCTACTCCGTGGTAAGGAGCCCGCGGGGGCTGCGGGTGGGCGGGCGTcgcttcctgcctgcctgctagCGGGGCCCTGAGTAGGGGGCACCCCGAGCCATCCAGCGCAACCCCCCTGGTTCTGCCATGGCTCTTCCTCTTGGAGGCGCTCTTCCCTGCGGCTTCTGCCGGCCTTGGCTCCGTccacgagaggtgggggtgggtgggttggggtcctgggaggagagaagaggccTCCCTTCCGGGGCCCAAGGAGGAGTGCTGGAGCCTCCTCTGTCTTCTCTGGCAAGGAAGGCTAAACACGCAGAGGCCCTTCAGTCTCTCCCCCCAGGGTTTCCTTCCCGGCTCCtttgagccccccccccactttcccagAAATCCCCCCTCCAGACAGCCTCCCTCTTATTCCCACCTTTCCCCATTAGCAGCAAGGAAATAGGAAGGCTGGCAAGTCCTTTGGGGCAGGATCATTTTTCCTCCAGGAAGGATCCCTTTGGGGGGCAGAGGGGGACACAGCCAGGATAGGGAAGGTCGAGGGGCCTCTGCTTGGGGGGAACCCCTCACTGTGCAGGACGGTGTAAAAAAGATTCAGAGACTCGTCCAGATAGGGCAGAGCTGGGATCTCAACTGAGCAGCAGCTTCACTGACTCCATTGGCCAAAGATGCTAAGCCTGCCGTGCCTCAGGTCTCTTACAAGGCACCGTGTGCGCTCAGAGTAATGTGGCCGTGCTTTTTGCAGGGTTTTGGCCGAGCAAAACATGCCATTGCCACAGAGAAGCTGAAGGCCAGGTATCCCGATTACGAAGTCACCTGGGCCGACGAAGGCTACTGACCACTGCCTTCAAGAGTTCACCTTTGCGACCGAACAGCAGCAAGCGGGAACAGATGCGGGAGGCCGCATGTTGAACACCTGCCGGCCTCTGGATCTGTGCACTGGACTGTCCTGTGATCAAACCTCTTGTGCGTTGGTAGAAGGAAATAAATGATTGCGCTCGCTGCCTAAGGTGTCACGCTCCCTCACGCATCCCCCTGGATCCACTCGCTTCCCGCGGTGTCTTTTGACTAAGAGAAACAGCGGTGAAGGGAGGGAGATAGTTTTGTGTTTGTGCGGACTGGGGAAAACGCAGAGGAAGCAGCTGAAGTAATAAGCCTGGGTACCTGCACTGTTTAGAATGCAAACTCGCAAAGATCGTCTTCATCCGCTTGCAACGATGCTTCCGCTTCGCCTGCACACAAAGCAGCAGGGTTCCCCTTgcagttttaagttgctttgcTGTCTTGATAACTGTAGCCAGTAGGTTTCTTTTTCTCCTGGAAATCACAGTAAATGTAACCTCCTCATGTAACATGCTAGAAAGGGAAGTCCCGTGGCCCTGGTCTGGGCCTGGTCCAAACTGCATGCCGAGGAGGGCTTTTTCTCCGCCGTCTCCTGTCCATCCAGCATGGAAACATGGATTTCTTTGGCAGTTCAGGGCAAAGCAGTGCTTAGGCTTCTCCTGCTAATGCCCTGCCGACGAGATTTCTGGACAGCGTGCAAGTCTGCAAGATCTTTCCTGGAGATTATGACTTGATTGCACGAAGTCCAAGGGCGCCTTCACGGAAATGAAGTTGGATTTCTTGCATGTGAGAGCAACAAAGCTCTTGTGAAACTTCACtttcttggaaagaaggttttgcAATCTGTCGCAGTCTGGTTCTCGGGGTGTATTTAAATAAAAGAGTGTACAACTTGTGACTGATCTGAACTGAAGACAAATGTTCACATTCCTGCTGGATAGCAAGGTGACTTAAGAGTCCTTCATTCTTTTCCATCCGAACAGCTGCCTGGCAGTTAATAGCACCTCTGTCACTGGcacacaataaaaacataaaCCGCTTCCCAGCAAGAGGCTGAAGGAACCCTGTGGGCTGAGGAAGAGCCTCCCGGCAGCCCATTCTCAGCAAGGGGGCTCCAGGATGACATGCCAATGTTGCCCAGCCCAGAATTCGCCTGAAGAGCCCTTTCTCCCATTCCTGGGGCAGGCAGCGACCAAGCCAGAGCTGAGGTTAGATCAGGAAGGGCCCGGTGGTTGATGACATCTCCTTTGCCTTATTAAAAGGCTGGTAGAAGCAGCCAGTGATCAAACCCCTTTGCCCATAACAAGGGAAGGAAGCTGAGACTTGGTGGAGCAGGGGCACAAGGGCATTGCTTTGCTTGGCAGATTGGTCCACAGCTGCCGCGCTCTGCTTTTATTGCTCCAAGAAAGGGCCCAGGCCGTTGGGGCCCTCTCCCCACAGAAGATGGGTGTGAGCATCCTGCTCGTGTCCCCCTCCCTGTGGCCAGTCCCCACCCTGTGCCTGGGCTGTGCTTCCCTCCTGCTCAGCCCCTGCCGCGTGTCTCCGAAGGAAGGTGATCAGGGAGGTTGAAGTCCAGGCACATTATTGCTGGAGCAGCCTTCCCTCCTCCTCGTCCTTCCCAGCTGGGCAGACTTCATCTTGCTGCTAGGCAGGCCCAGGATGCCGGGGTCCTGGGGGCTGCTGTCCTTCCTGCTCTTGCAGATGCTGATGGGTGAGTTTCAGAGGAGGAGGCCACCCCGTTGCTAGGGCGGCATGGAAAGATCCTGATTCAAAGGGGGAAGAACGGAGCTTTGGTTAGGGGGaaccgaaggaaggaaggagccagCCTGAACACCTGCTCCTCCTGGGCCCATTTTATGCCTGCTGGAAAGTTCAAAGCCTTTCCTGTGTTTTGAAATGTGCCCTTTGGGCTGTGCTTGTGTTTGCTTAAGATGCAAGAAAAGTGGTTCCTTGTAGATAGTAAACATTCTCTCGGCTTCTCCATGGGCTGGCATTTCCCCCTAAACTCTGTCCGTTGACACCTtggtaggtttgggggggggggagagtcggAGGTTTTATCTCCAACCCTGAGAATTGATTTACACTGAATATTCAGTTCTCTTACTTTCTGCATTTGGGTCCGAGCTGCTCCCTGAACTCTTGGGTGCAAATTCCCTAAACGGGATCGTTAGCATCCCCCCTTCGCCCCTGCGGTCTCCACGGTGCAAGCTTTTGCTTGACCAACCTGGTTTATGTCCCGCTCTTGGAGCCACGGAGGAGAGCCAGAGGGGGAGCAGGAGGACCAGTAGATCCTCTCTGGGAGCTACCCATTTGGggtttctctctttgtctcctaGTTGGGCTTCCGTTTTATGTCCAGGCTGTGTTTGTCAACCGATGTGGGAGTTCAAGGGTGTGTGATTTTGTGTGTGACTGCTGGGATTGTTCAGATGAAAACCAGTGTGGTGAGTGGCTCTCCTTTCGGTTCCTTCGGGAGGAATTTAAGGCAAAATTTCAACAGCAAAAAAAGTTGGAAGTAGCCGCTGCCTATCGAAAGCAGAAGGGCTCCTTAAATCCTCCTCCACCAGTCCCAGCACATCCCTGACCACCCTGGAGTGGATTCCGACGGGAAAAACAGGATCAGTTCCAGGCCATTCCTGGCTATGAAATCCTGCCCTTGAATTGTTGTGGCTTGAAGTCACTGTTCAAACCCCAAGAAAGGTGGccccaagccccctcccccctcctccctccctccccgcagcAGCTCCTTTGGGATCCCCTGGCCCTTCTTGGCCAGCCCCCTGTCAGCAGGGGCAGGAGAGGCTCCTTGGAGAGGGGGTGGACAACTGGCTCTTCCCCTCCACCCAGGCTATCAGACGGCGTCAGCTCGGGGGGCTCCCTCCACCTGCAGCTTCGAAGGCACCACGTGTGGCTGGGAGGACATCAGTACCACAGCCTACCGGTGGGACCCCGCCCAGGCCAGCATCTCCCCCTGGGGGCTGGAGCCCCCTTTCGACCACACGCTGGGCACAGATTCCGGTAACTGGTTCTGCTGGGGGGAGGGGCACAGGAGCTGGAAATCCTTGGTGAGGCTcttcttggggggagggggagaggagtctTCCTCGCCTGGAAGGCCTGGAGTTGAAGCAGTGCCAGGGGGGTGCCCTGTGCTGGGGGCACCCCATTTTTCCTCTTACTCTTTGGGCCGCTGTGTGAGTGCCGCTCTCCCTGCTTCCTCTGAGTGCCTCCGTTGCCCTCCGGTGCAGGCTGGTACATGGCGGTTACAAAGCAGAGAGCGAAGCCCTCGGCCACGGCCCGGCTGCGGTCCCCCCTGTTGCGAGGAGCAGCTGCTTCCTGCGAGATCCGAGCTTGGTATCTCCTGTGGGGCTCAGGTAGGCTGAGGGAGAACCAGCAGTGGGGCGGGCCAGTGCCCTTGCATGATCCCCCACCCCCATATCCACCCAGAGTGAGACGaagcctcctctctcctcctcctggcTCTGCCGTCTCATGGAGATGCTCCTTTGAACCCAGGTCTTAACGAGACGCAGCAGCCTCTCCTGACCTtggagctgagccagggaaacCACACCGTCCGCCTGTGGCAAAGCCCTCCAGGTGGCACCCACTCCTGGCAGGAGCTGGTGGCCTACACCGGTCACATCCCGGGCAACTTCCAGGTAACCGAGTCCCTGAGCCCAGCCCTGTCTCCGACGGACGGGAGCTCCCCAGCCTCACCTGGAGCCTTTCCCTCCTGGCAGGTCACCTTCTCCTCCACCCAGGGCTTCTCCTCCTCTGCACAGCTGGCGCTGGACGATGTGGAATTCAGGAATTGCGGCCTCCCACGTAAATGGGGGGACGACGTGGGGCGTTtccccttcattccttccttcctggccTCTCTGCAGCCTCCGTTTCCCCCTGGAAGGAGGCCCCGTGGGATGCTGTCCCTGCCATCTGCAAGCCACTCCTTTGCTTGCCCACGGGCCATGCAGGCTGGGGAGGATGGGGCTTGCGTTCCAGCACATCTAGTGGTAGgagaggcaggcagagaggcaatGGATCGCTGCACCCGGTCCCCAAGGGGGGATTTGCCTATGAATGGAGCAGGGCCAACGCAGCctaaaggggcaggaagccccCACTGCACAGAGGCCTCCACCTGATCCTTAGGCCCACCCGGCCCCTTTCCCATCCCTCCTAGCTCCCCAGGCGTGTGGCGCAGAGGCCTTCTGCTGCCAGCAGGGCAGCTGCATCACCATAGACCGGGTGTGTGACGGCACCGCAGACTGCAGGGGTGGTGAGGATGAAGCCCAGGATGAATGTGGTGAGCACTGGAggggtgagagggagggggggcaggctccCCTCTGTTTGGCCTTTGAGGCCCAGAGCTGCTGGGAGGGAGTTTCATCCTGAAGCCGGATCTGCCGCTCTTCGGATGGCCCCGTGTCTGAGAAGGGCCGGTGAAGGTGTCTCTCTCTCGCCCCCGTAGCCTCCTTCACAGTGTGCTCCTTGGAGGAGGACTGGTGCCAGTGGACCCCCAACACGACTCTTCCCTGGCTGAGGAACTCCAGCCTCCACCTGGCCTCTCCGTCTCTCGGGCCCTGGAGGGATCACAGCACCAACAGCCGGGAAGGTGAGTTTAGGCAAGTAGCAAGGAAGCCGGAAGGGCCGTCTGAGGATGCAGCCTCGTTTCAGAATGGCTTTGGCTGCAGGAGGCACCTCTGGGCTTTTTAGGGTCTCGGCTGCCCTTTGAGCTTATTCCAGGAGAaacacctccccacccccaaacacACTTTCCCTGGCTGCTTTCTGCCTGGAGGGAGTTTGTATTTTTACTCAATCACGGCAGATCAGTGAGGCCATAAAAACTCACAGTCTCACCCCAAGCAGTAAATTTAGCCCCCTCCTCCCAGCTTCCTGCCCTGAGAGAGGCCTGTGGCTCTGGCGGTCCGTGGGAGGGGGCTGCCAAAGGGGAAGGGCATGGGGGAGGCGCTCCGGACCCTCTTGCTGGCTTCTGTGCTTGGAGCCCATTTGTCCCCTGGCTCCGTGTCCCAGTCAAGGTAGACGATTCTGCTCTGGATTTAGCCGCCcccctggagggggaaaaaaggcccaGAACCCTACAGGCAGAGTTAATGTTTCCAAGGCTCCCTGCATTGCTTGCTCCGTCCGTTGCAGGCTTCTTCGCGTATgtggaggcccagaagccagagctGCATGAGGGAAGAGCTTGGCTGAGCAGCCCTACGCTGGCCTTGGACGCCAACCAGTCGTGCTATGTGAGTGACCTGAGCCACAGCTGGAGAGGCTCTTCTCTGGCCGAGGGCCTTGGAGGTTTCCCTCTGCTTGTGGTCATAGCAGCCCCTTTGCCtctctgggtacttgagagaccgcctactgccaattacctccactaggccgatacgatcccacagattaggcctcctccgaattccatcagccggccaatgtcggctggcaactacccggaggagagccttctcggtggctgctccgaccctctggaacgaactccccgtggagattcgtaccctcaccaccctccaggccttccgcaaagcccttaagtcctggctgtcccgacaggcctggggctaaagattttaaccccactcgaattgtatgactgttgtgtttttaatgatgtatcgtttttcatgtttgtgacttgtttgtcctccctccccttgagttgtgagccgccctgagtccccccagggaaaagggcggcatacaaataaagcatctctctctctgtctctctctctctctctctattttttttaataaaaattttttattagtttaattacaaacaaaaacacacacaaaaaatcatcatctttcattacatcttgtagaaagcgtatccattggtcacaagtacatttcgtgcgttctgtccacaatcacatatattccattcagtttaaattgtatctgttaaagatttatatattttactatcaccatacgaCAGTTTTCATTAAATTAAGATTTCACAAACACAGCCACCCGctggcattttttcccccttcccccagttccaATCAATATGCCAtatatttatatctttataacatattctaaaaaaaaataaagtcagttAGTAGGACATCTtatatttcctctctctaacatatctttgttattattatagttaactaagggtcatttacatttttctctcctcttctctccacaaacgcaaaaagcaacaatctctaaacaacaatctattaatatgtgttaacaaaatgaccatttaaaatctaagataatctaaagaacaaagaaaaaaaatattgacatttctaaTTAATAATCACCAATAATAGcagcccccttccctctctcttgaaTCCCCCTCTGACTCTGGGGATCTTCCCCCAGAAGGAGACCTCTGAGTGGCTTCCCACAAGCCTTGGTCACCCacagcccccccccgcccccctttgGAGTTGCTTGGAGATGAAAGGGAGGCTGGggtgcccctccttccctccctcctatccaGTGCTTTTGGCTGGCTTTCTCCCCAGCTGGTTCTCTACCTCCACCTGCACGGCTCAAGCGGCAACAGCCTTAATGTCTACATCCAGACACCAGAAGTTTTGCAGCTGGTCTGGAGCCGCACGGGAGACCTGGGCAATTACTGGTTCCGGGAGAAAGTGGATTTCGTGAACCAAAAGGAGTTTAAGGTAGACCAGGAAGCCCGGAGGCCCTGGGGCCAGGTGCCCCAACCTGCCAGGGGGAGCTGGCTGGCATGGGCAGTGGGAGGCCCCAGGCTCTGGCCCTGACCCTGCATCGATCCCCTGGGTTTTTCTCCCAGATTGTCCTGGAGGGCAAGATTGGAAGTGGGCAGGAAGGCAGCATCGCTCTGGATGACCTTCATCTGTCTCCTGGCTGCAGGACGGTGCCGGGCAGTGAGTAGGAGAAGCAGGATGGCCGGCTGAGCAGCGGCTGAAGCCCCGTCCTCTGCTTCTTGGTCAGCTAGGCCCCCTCCTGCTCTTGCGGGAAGCCCCAGGAGGAGCAAGGCCGTCTCAGACGGGCTCACAAACTGCCTGACCAAGGGAAATGGGGGGCTCTTGAAAGGCCTGTTTTACCTGATCCCCCCGGGAAGCCCTTTGGCCTTGCACTGAGGTCTTGGTGTCCGGTCCTTTCCAGCCCTGACTCCTGCGCCCGTGCAGGAGCCCTCCAGCCCTTGCCCCCCGGGGCAGTTCGCGTGTGACCAGGGCAAGCGATGCCTCGACCTCCAGCTGCTCTGTAACTTCAAGGCCGAGTGCAAAGACGCCTCCGACGAGCAGCAGTGCGGTAAGGGATGGAGGAGCCCTTCCGCTTTCTGCCTGGGTGGGCTTTGGAAAAAAGCTGTGTCTTCTTGTGCAGGGATGTTTGAAAAGGCCAGAAGGGGCCCCGGCCTTCCCAGTGGGGACCCCTgagcctcttcccccccccccactcccagctCCTGAAGGGGGCTGTGTGGCCTCTCAGTTAATTCCTGCCCTTGAGATGCAAATCGCGATGCCTTCCCCTCCAGGAGGGACCGATTTTGCCAAGGGCCCCGGGGGCTGGATGGACATCAGCGTGGGCCGCCTGCGATGGACCACCAGCCGCCTCAGTTCTGTGGGTAAGAGGGTCTCAGGAACGTGGCCCTGCCAGGTTAGAAGTGGGGCTGGGGCCATGCCACGGAGGAGAGGGTGGTAGCCGTCTTTTGGGCGGCTCGGGCCCACCattgttctcttcctcctcctcctcagggcCGGTTCTGAGTCTTCAGGGGGCCCCCGGGCAAATGTTCTCCATGGCACGGGCTGCTACCCCCGTGTTGGGCCCTTCTGGCTTAGGCTGTGTGCTGCAGATGGACTTCACCGCGGGCCCAGAAGGTATGGGCGCTGCCTTTCTCCCCTTGGCGCAGCCAAATGCTGCCCAGCACTGAAGCCACCGCCTGCTTCTCTCCTCCCCATCCTGCAGGCTTCCTCGCCCTTGCCATTGCCGATGGGAGCCTGGGCACCCGCTGGTGGGCTTGGTTTGCCAAGAGCAATGGGACCGCTTCCTGGGCAAAGGCCACGGTGCTCCTGGGCGCAAGGAAGAGGCCCTTCCAGGTAGGGGTCTGTCTCCCGTTCCttcagggtgggtggggcctggGGCGAAGGCCGAGGGGAGGCTGGAAGAAACGCTGCAGGTGAAGCCCTTGTCCTGTTTCTCTTTCCTCAGCTTGAGCTGCTTGCCAGGGCTGATCTTGATGGCCCCTGGGGGGCCCTGCCACTTGCGGTCAGCAATATCTCCTTTGTGAACTGCAGCGCTGAAGCCCCAGCCTCAGGTACCAACCCCTGCCTGCCCTGCCCCTTCGGTCTATAGGGACGAGACCTTGCGCTGCAGGCTTTGAGGAAAATGGGGTGGGGGCGCATTCTTTGCCTCCTATGTTGGCTGCTGCCGATCTGGGAAAGACCCCCAGCCACAGCCTTGCTGCTTCTTCTCCCCCCAGCCCCGCAGGCAGGGCTCTCCTGCAATTTCGAGACCGGCTGGTGCAGCTGGTCTCTGGAGCAGAACGATGGCTTTGAATGGAGGCTGAGCAGAAGCCGGAGAGGGGCCGCGGATCACACCACAGGCACAGGTAGAGCCACGGAGCGGCCGTCGCCTGGCTGGCATAAGGAGCCCAGCCTGGCATGGCTGGCTGACTTTGAAGccatgggtggggtgggggtggggactcTGCTTGTGCCGGGAACAGGTGATCAAGCCCCGGAATGACCTTTGGTTTCCTCTGGCTCAACATGATGCTCCAGAAATCAGACGCCCTTTAGAAAGATGCGGGAGCCAAAGAGGCCCCCGTCTAATTCACAACCTCCGCAAGCTGCCTCTCTCCTCAAGAAAGCTCAAAGTCATGGACTAGTCTTGCCTGACATCAGCGGGGAAAAGACCAGAAGGGGAGCCACTGGGAGGCAGCCATGGAGCCCCTCTGCAGCTCCCCTCTCTtctgtgaagtaaccatcctctgctaccaaatgtgatgttcccgtgggtcgtccatgaggccaatgttgagaaaagacaggacacgaactttctcgagatggagcgacccagattgggggtctggtagccccttttattgagataggacaaaggcaggaggagcaatagcatgtgcttaaaaacagcctgtaaaagtacaattgctaatctactgcttcaggaaagttctttctatatatggtcaaatcctggacgtcattggtagggcacatctcaggatgttatgttatgaactatcaggatgttatggagttttaggagtttgttttctcctgtgtgattcagcgtgactctgcaggccctagtatgaactaggccatggaggacacacacctgcacaaggaactatattacaacactctTCCT encodes:
- the PHPT1 gene encoding 14 kDa phosphohistidine phosphatase produces the protein MADGELGGIPDALIDSDGVFKYVLIRVEPAGPGPGKDIIRGHAWAEYHADIFDQAAEELEKRGFRCRCLGGGRISHQSGAKKIHVYGYSVGFGRAKHAIATEKLKARYPDYEVTWADEGY
- the LOC116519645 gene encoding apical endosomal glycoprotein-like isoform X2; the protein is MAVTKQRAKPSATARLRSPLLRGAAASCEIRAWYLLWGSGLNETQQPLLTLELSQGNHTVRLWQSPPGGTHSWQELVAYTGHIPGNFQVTFSSTQGFSSSAQLALDDVEFRNCGLPPPQACGAEAFCCQQGSCITIDRVCDGTADCRGGEDEAQDECASFTVCSLEEDWCQWTPNTTLPWLRNSSLHLASPSLGPWRDHSTNSREGFFAYVEAQKPELHEGRAWLSSPTLALDANQSCYLVLYLHLHGSSGNSLNVYIQTPEVLQLVWSRTGDLGNYWFREKVDFVNQKEFKIVLEGKIGSGQEGSIALDDLHLSPGCRTVPGTLTPAPVQEPSSPCPPGQFACDQGKRCLDLQLLCNFKAECKDASDEQQCGGTDFAKGPGGWMDISVGRLRWTTSRLSSVGPVLSLQGAPGQMFSMARAATPVLGPSGLGCVLQMDFTAGPEGFLALAIADGSLGTRWWAWFAKSNGTASWAKATVLLGARKRPFQLELLARADLDGPWGALPLAVSNISFVNCSAEAPASAPQAGLSCNFETGWCSWSLEQNDGFEWRLSRSRRGAADHTTGTGSFLLAEPGGAWNPGRRARLISAPQAAAAASSAAVEASCLSFWYRMEGPQIGTLALKVKAAGEPERVLWTRRGSHGAVWHQAASSISPKPGQNYQVIFEALQDGFLGSVALDDLTVTPGDCPAQRHCSFEADECSFSAAKQQAWQRQSGAGGGGPPVDHTLGEPRGHYLILRTGADRLPLGQVTVLRSRAFPPLLRTHCVSFWYHLNGSEPGSLTAYVKEEEGKEEGAEAGMLSPDPTQGAAWRYGSFVAKVRRRWQVAFAVTGAGGEPTSYIALDDISVKEGNCSEPGSCDFESGPCGWSKPHGDGYSWDWKEAATPLRSPSPEEDHTLGTRAGHYAYVDLAVLSLGKSTARLASEPLAPTTGSCLSFHYHMDFLGHSSPAELRVRLTGAQGERVIWSARGHQSRTWMNGTLLVTSPVEFQIVLEASSGAWESSGVIALDDLHYTAGLDCASPQAGPAEESSSSSSPLPVSTIAGVAGGVTVLLLLIAAGYCVWKRRGSGERMEEEDGNGPSFDNITFRDDRIILPQMAPDPATS
- the LOC116519645 gene encoding apical endosomal glycoprotein-like isoform X1, which translates into the protein MAVTKQRAKPSATARLRSPLLRGAAASCEIRAWYLLWGSGLNETQQPLLTLELSQGNHTVRLWQSPPGGTHSWQELVAYTGHIPGNFQVTFSSTQGFSSSAQLALDDVEFRNCGLPPPQACGAEAFCCQQGSCITIDRVCDGTADCRGGEDEAQDECASFTVCSLEEDWCQWTPNTTLPWLRNSSLHLASPSLGPWRDHSTNSREGFFAYVEAQKPELHEGRAWLSSPTLALDANQSCYLVLYLHLHGSSGNSLNVYIQTPEVLQLVWSRTGDLGNYWFREKVDFVNQKEFKIVLEGKIGSGQEGSIALDDLHLSPGCRTVPGTLTPAPVQEPSSPCPPGQFACDQGKRCLDLQLLCNFKAECKDASDEQQCGGTDFAKGPGGWMDISVGRLRWTTSRLSSVGPVLSLQGAPGQMFSMARAATPVLGPSGLGCVLQMDFTAGPEGFLALAIADGSLGTRWWAWFAKSNGTASWAKATVLLGARKRPFQLELLARADLDGPWGALPLAVSNISFVNCSAEAPASAPQAGLSCNFETGWCSWSLEQNDGFEWRLSRSRRGAADHTTGTGSFLLAEPGGAWNPGRRARLISAPQAAAAASSAAVEASCLSFWYRMEGPQIGTLALKVKAAGEPERVLWTRRGSHGAVWHQAASSISPKPGQNYQVIFEALQDGFLGSVALDDLTVTPGDCPAQRHCSFEADECSFSAAKQQAWQRQSGAGGGGPPVDHTLGEPRGHYLILRTGADRLPLGQVTVLRSRAFPPLLRTHCVSFWYHLNGSEPGSLTAYVKEEEGKEEGAEAGMLSPDPTQGAAWRYGSFVAKVRRRWQVAFAVTGAGGEPTSYIALDDISVKEGNCSEPGSCDFESGPCGWSKPHGDGYSWDWKEAATPLRSPSPEEDHTLGTRAGHYAYVDLAVLSLGKSTARLASEPLAPTTGSCLSFHYHMDFLGHSSPAELRVRLTGAQGERVIWSARGHQSRTWMNGTLLVTSPVEFQIVLEASSGAWESSGVIALDDLHYTAGLDCASPQAGPAEGQVLCKVTAAGRSLRGPPSALTVPFHLGREQQQQQPSPSVDHRWGGWRGDRPVAADRGRLLRVEEEGQWGKDGGGRRQRAQF